From Thermogemmatispora onikobensis, the proteins below share one genomic window:
- a CDS encoding S1 RNA-binding domain-containing protein — protein QDETGAKIDIEDDGTVNIAATSSEAMQQAMDAIRALTEEVEVGRIYTGTVRRLVDFGAFVEILPGKEGLVRTSQLADYQVSRPEDVVSVGDEITVMVIEVDSQGRINLSRRAALSGELPSQAELDSDRAASRGGRDRGGSGRGGGYGGGRDRDLAAPGRNVNYGGGGRDRGGYSERGGGGRSPGYNSGNFGGGQRRPMGPGGPGGPGRGPGGPRRDSGFGPRPNERRW, from the coding sequence CAGGATGAGACCGGCGCCAAGATCGATATCGAGGACGACGGGACGGTCAATATCGCGGCCACTTCCAGCGAGGCGATGCAGCAGGCGATGGATGCCATCCGCGCTCTGACCGAAGAGGTGGAGGTCGGTCGCATCTATACGGGTACGGTGCGCCGCCTGGTTGACTTTGGCGCCTTTGTCGAGATTCTGCCCGGTAAGGAGGGCCTGGTCCGTACCTCGCAGCTCGCCGATTATCAGGTCTCGCGCCCCGAGGATGTGGTTTCGGTGGGCGATGAGATTACGGTGATGGTGATTGAGGTCGATTCGCAGGGCCGCATCAATCTGTCGAGGCGTGCTGCTCTCAGCGGTGAGTTGCCTTCGCAGGCCGAGCTGGATAGCGACCGCGCTGCCAGCCGTGGTGGACGCGATCGCGGTGGCTCGGGCCGTGGCGGTGGCTATGGCGGCGGGCGCGACCGCGATCTGGCTGCACCTGGACGCAATGTCAACTACGGGGGGGGCGGGCGCGACCGCGGTGGCTACTCTGAGCGCGGTGGGGGCGGACGCTCGCCTGGCTACAATAGTGGAAACTTCGGTGGTGGGCAGCGCCGTCCGATGGGACCCGGTGGCCCTGGGGGCCCGGGCCGTGGCCCTGGTGGTCCGCGGCGCGACAGCGGCTTTGGCCCTCGCCCCAACGAGCGCCGCTGGTAG